The proteins below come from a single Elgaria multicarinata webbii isolate HBS135686 ecotype San Diego chromosome 11, rElgMul1.1.pri, whole genome shotgun sequence genomic window:
- the LOC134406252 gene encoding zinc finger protein 883-like — protein sequence MEETSPARPEPGEGSGAGKYSRAIQAGAISEFLRWATPQHGRVERQEGMPPHGEAQWQEILRTVQSSHLGWANSQLPELPPWDDLSTFERVADACQWPRGEGMTKLVPNLSGEAQQAFNSLEARDRGDYGKVKVAILRGDIASTEAQRQHFRQFRYQEAEGPREVCNRLRELCHRWLEPESRTKEQILELLILEQFLTILPKEIQHQVRERGPETCAQAVALAEGFLLRQQERGKREQQVLGTVQGGSTNCAGTQRSPANTRPRQTYKEARQQDNGSANSLGAKFLGRAGQYFQCPDCGKRFRGEEELRAHGGIHRKDRPHACAQCGKRFTRPSGLAKHLKTHSGEKPYHCGQCPKSFIQMSHLTRHQRIHTGEKPHPCTECGKRFNCPSDLAKHQHIHTGEKPFRCAECGARFNQFSHLTRHQRIHTGEKPHACTECGETFSQRAHLISHQRIHTGERPYRCTYCQKCFSHLSALTVHKRIHMGQRPYGCPECGKRFIASSALTRHQRTHSEERPHTCDECGRRFNQLSHLHRHRRTHSGERPHSCGECGKRFNQLSSLTRHQKIHSGEKPYPCDECERRFIRLADLIIHQRIHTGEKPYRCTECGKRFRQRQTLVKHQRLHPIANS from the exons ATGGAGGAAACAAGCCCAGCACGTCCTGAACCAGGGGAAGGGTCGGGGGCAGGGAAATATTCTCGGGCCATCCAGGCTGGAGCCATCAGTGAGTTTCTGAGGTGGGCCACACCACAGCATGGCAGGGTTGAGAGACAGGAGGGAATGCCGCCACATGGAGAAGCCCAGTGGCAAGAAATCCTAAGAACGGTGCAGTCGTCACACTTGGGATGGGCAAATTCTCAGTTGCCAGAGCTGCCTCCGTGGGATGACCTGTCCACGTTTGAGCGGGTGGCTGATGCCTGCCAGTGGCCCCGTGGGGAGGGCATGACCAAACTCGTGCCAAATCTCAGCGGAGAAGCACAGCAGGCCTTCAACAGCCTAGAAGCCAGAGACAGGGGAGACTATGGAAAGGTGAAGGTTGCCATCCTACGGGGGGACATTGCGAGCACGGAGGCACAGCGCCAGCACTTTCGCCAGTtccgctaccaggaggccgagggcccCCGCGAAGTTTGCAACCGGTTGCGGGAGCTGTGCCATCGCTGGTTGGAGCCAGAGAGCCGGAcgaaggagcagatcctggagctacTGATCCTGGAACAGTTCTTGACAATCCTGCCCAAGGAAATCCAACACCAAGTTCGAGAACGTGGGCCGGAGACCTGCGCCCAAGCTGTGGCCCTGGCGGAGGGTTTCCTGCTGAGGCAGCAAGAGCGGGGGAAACGGGAGCAACAG GTATTGGGAACAGTCCAAGGTGGGAGCACAAATTGCGCTGGGACTCAGCGCTCTCCAGCCAACACCAGGCCAAGGCAAACCTACAAGGAAGCACGACAGCAGGATAATGGGAGTGCCAACTCACTGG GTGCCAAGTTTTTGGGAAGAGCTGGACAGTATTTCCAGTGTCCGGACTGTGGAAAAAGGTTTAGGGGAGAGGAGGAACTCCGAGCTCACGGTGGCATCCACAGGAAGGACAGACCTCATGCCTGTGCTCAGTGTGGGAAAAGATTCACTCGTCCATCGGGCCTAGCTAAACACCTAAAAACTCAttcaggagagaaaccctatcacTGTGGCCAGTGcccaaaaagctttattcagatgTCACACCTCACCAggcatcagagaatccacaccggggagaaacccCACCCCTGCACCGAATGTGGGAAGCGCTTCAACTGCCCTTCAGACCTGGCCAAACACCAGCACATCCATACTGGTGAGAAACCTTTCCGCTGTGCTGAGTGTGGGGCGAGGTTTAACCAGTTCTCACACCTTACgagacatcagagaatccacactggaGAAAAACCACATGCCTGTACTGAGTGTGGAGAAACCTTTAGCCAGCGGGCGCATCTTATCAgccaccagagaatccacaccggAGAGAGGCCCTATCGCTGCACCTATTGCCAGAAATGTTTCAGTCACCTCTCAGCTCTCACAGTACACAAGAGAATCCACATGGGTCAAAGGCCCTATGGCTGTCCTGAATGCGGGAAAAGGTTCATCGCTTCATCTGCTCTCACCAGGCACCAGAGGACCCACTCGGAAGAAAGACCCCATACCTGCGATGAGTGTGGCAGGAGGTTCAATCAGCTCTCTCACCTTCACAGGCATCGACGGACCCACTCAGGAGAGAGGCCCCACAGCTGTGGGGAGTGTGGGAAAAGGTTCAACCAGCTCTCCTCTCTCACCAGGCACCAGAAAATCCACTCGGGAGAGAAGCCGTACCCCTGCGATGAGTGCGAGAGGAGGTTCATTCGGCTGGCCGACCTCATCAtccaccagagaatccacacaggagaaaagccgtATCGCTGCACTGAGTGTGGGAAGAGGTTCAGGCAGAGACAAACGCTAGTCAAGCATCAGAGACTTCATCCAATAGCAAATTCATGA
- the LOC134405484 gene encoding zinc finger and SCAN domain-containing protein 26-like: MWTSLEGNKVQHPKEMEEQAHTGPESGEGSGGSGRDAFSVHSSTVRDLSRWAIPRQEGIPQRLEAQWQEYLKTVQYPSSGWGTSQLPDLTSWEDLATFDRVVGACQWSREGMSRLMPTLSIEAQQALCSLNARDKGDHGKAKATAQRGSSSSAEMQRQRFRQFRYQEAEGPREACSRLRELCHRWLEPESRTKEQILELLILEQFLIVLPKEIQNRVRERGPETCAQAVALAEGFLLRQQESLLQSEPQGSDSFQGTAVNLSEGQRATSDARPRQLAKETRQQDNGKTGLLACSSPYL; encoded by the exons ATGTGGACTTCCTTAGAAGGAAACAAAGTGCAGCATCCTAAGGAGATGGAGGAACAAGCCCACACAGGGCCTGAATCAGGAGAAGGATCTGGTGGATCAGGAAGAGACGCTTTTTCAGTCCATTCTAGTACCGTCCGGGACCTGTCCCGATGGGCAATACCGCGACAGGAAGGGATTCCCCAGCGTTTGGAAGCTCAGTGGCAAGAGTACTTGAAAACAGTCCAGTATCCCTCTTCAGGCTGGGGAACTTCACAGCTGCCGGACTTGACTTCGTGGGAAGACCTGGCCACATTTGACCGTGTGGTCGGTGCCTGCCAGTGGTCTAGAGAGGGGATGAGCCGCCTCATGCCCACTCTCAGCATTGAAGCCCAGCAGGCCTTATGCAGCCTGAATGCCCGAGACAAAGGAGACCATGGGAAGGCCAAAGCTACCGCCCAGCGAGGCAGCTCGAGTAGTGCCGAGATGCAGCGCCAGCGTTTCCGCCAATTCCGCTACCAGGAAGCCGAGGGGCCTCGCGAGGCCTGCAGCCGGCTACGGGAACTCTGCCATCGCTGGCTGGAACCGGAGAGCCGCACGAAAGAACAGATCCTGGAGCtcctgatcctggagcagtttttGATAGTTCTGCCAAAGGAAATCCAAAACCGAGTCCGGGAACGTGGGCCTGAGACCTGCGCCCAGGCGGTTGCCTTGGCTGAGGGATTCCTTCTGAGGCAGCAGGAGAGCTTGTTGCAAAGTGAGCCACAG GGCTCTGACTCATTTCAAGGGACAGCGGTGAATCTTTCTGAAGGCCAGCGGGCTACGTCTGATGCCAGACCAAGGCAACTGGCCAAGGAGACCAGGCAGCAGGATAATGGGAAGACCGGCTTGCTGG CATGTAGCTCGCCTTATTTGTAG